In Sphingomonas sp. R1, a single genomic region encodes these proteins:
- a CDS encoding SDR family oxidoreductase, with the protein MDVSSLFRLDGRVALVTGGSRGIGRMIAEGFVASGAKVYVSSRKAEACEETCAALGANAIPLPHDVSTVEGCRALAADLAEREQQLDILVNNAGAAWGEPFESFPEKGWDKVMDLNVKSPFFLTQALHGLLKAAGSAERPAKVINITSIDGQRLNAWETYSYQASKAALIHLTRRMAARLVRDQIHVTSIAPGAFPSDMNKAARDHGGSVAQAIPARRIGVAEDMAGAAIFLASRAGDYLVGETVTVDGGLVNAAVGASIDG; encoded by the coding sequence ATGGACGTATCGTCGCTGTTTCGCCTGGATGGTCGCGTGGCGCTGGTTACCGGGGGTTCGCGCGGTATCGGGCGGATGATCGCGGAAGGGTTCGTCGCATCGGGCGCGAAGGTCTATGTTTCCTCGCGCAAGGCGGAGGCCTGCGAGGAGACGTGCGCGGCGCTGGGGGCGAACGCAATCCCGTTGCCCCATGATGTATCGACCGTCGAAGGATGCCGCGCGCTCGCTGCCGATCTGGCCGAGCGCGAGCAGCAGCTCGACATCCTCGTCAACAATGCCGGCGCCGCTTGGGGCGAGCCGTTCGAAAGCTTCCCGGAGAAGGGCTGGGACAAGGTCATGGACCTGAACGTCAAATCGCCCTTCTTCCTGACGCAAGCCCTTCACGGCCTGTTGAAGGCGGCGGGCAGCGCCGAGCGCCCGGCCAAGGTGATCAACATCACCTCGATCGACGGGCAGCGGCTGAATGCCTGGGAAACCTATAGCTACCAGGCATCGAAGGCCGCGCTGATCCACCTCACCCGGCGCATGGCCGCGCGGCTGGTGCGCGACCAGATCCACGTCACCTCGATTGCCCCCGGCGCCTTCCCCAGCGACATGAACAAGGCCGCGCGCGACCATGGCGGCAGTGTCGCGCAGGCGATTCCCGCCAGGCGCATCGGGGTGGCCGAGGACATGGCCGGCGCTGCGATCTTCCTCGCCAGCCGGGCCGGGGACTATCTGGTCGGCGAGACCGTCACGGTGGATGGCGGGCTGGTCAATGCCGCGGTGGGCGCGAGCATCGACGGCTGA
- a CDS encoding NADP-dependent malic enzyme, translated as MAEESNVQFSDREALRYHAEGRPGKIEIVASKPMATQRDLALAYSPGVAVPVLAISENPALAYDYTAKGNLVAVISNGTAILGLGNLGALASKPVMEGKAVLFKRFADVDSIDLELKTEDVDRFIDAVELMEPSFGGINLEDIKAPECFVIEQTLRERMNIPVFHDDQHGTAIIAAAGLINALYLTGRDIKTTKIVVNGAGAAAIACTELIKAMGLPSDNLLMCDRTGVIYQGREGINQWQSAHAAKTDRRTLAEALEGADVFLGLSAANALPAELLEKMAPKPIIFAMANPDPEITPPEAKRVRPDVIIATGRSDYPNQVNNVLCFPFIFRGALDVRATGINDAMKVAAARALAELARQQVPEEVASAYGTSHSFGPDYIIPTPFDPRLIEIIPSAVAQAAMDSGVATRPIIDMTAYRQQLRARMNPTTSVLSMAYEGARAQPKRVIFAEGEEEVVLRAAIAFQEGGYGTPVLVGRESVHDRLRALGANPDHFELHNSVNSPLVEEMVETLYKRLQRRGYLHRDCERMVNRDRNIFGSLLLRMGHADAMITGVTRTYAETMRQVRRVIDPVEGRTPFGIHVLVGQSHTVFIADTTVNERPNAEELADIAERTVQVARRMGHEPRVALLSYSTFGNPEGKWIDNIRDAVKVLDARGVQFEYEGDMAPDVALNPKLLANYPFARLSGPANILIMPGLQSANISAKLLRELGGDSMIGPMLIGMEKPVQIAPMTATASELVTLAVLAAGEIAR; from the coding sequence ATGGCCGAAGAGAGCAACGTCCAGTTTTCCGATCGCGAGGCACTTCGCTATCACGCCGAAGGCCGCCCGGGTAAGATCGAGATCGTCGCCTCGAAGCCGATGGCGACCCAGCGCGATCTGGCGCTGGCCTATTCGCCGGGCGTCGCGGTGCCGGTGCTGGCGATCTCCGAGAACCCCGCCCTCGCCTATGACTACACCGCCAAGGGCAACCTCGTCGCGGTGATCTCGAACGGTACGGCGATCCTGGGCCTCGGCAATCTCGGCGCGCTGGCGTCCAAGCCGGTGATGGAAGGCAAGGCGGTGCTGTTCAAGCGCTTCGCCGATGTCGACTCGATCGATCTCGAGCTCAAGACCGAGGACGTCGATCGCTTCATCGACGCGGTCGAGCTGATGGAGCCGAGCTTCGGCGGCATCAACCTCGAAGACATCAAGGCGCCGGAATGCTTCGTGATCGAGCAGACGCTGCGCGAGCGCATGAACATTCCGGTGTTCCATGACGACCAGCACGGCACCGCGATCATCGCCGCCGCCGGCCTGATCAACGCGCTGTACCTCACCGGCCGCGACATCAAGACGACCAAGATCGTCGTCAACGGCGCCGGCGCCGCCGCGATTGCCTGCACCGAGCTGATCAAGGCGATGGGCCTGCCCAGCGACAATCTGCTGATGTGCGACCGCACCGGCGTGATCTACCAGGGCCGCGAGGGCATCAACCAGTGGCAGTCGGCGCACGCCGCCAAGACCGATCGGCGCACGCTGGCGGAGGCGCTGGAAGGCGCGGACGTCTTCCTCGGCCTTTCCGCCGCGAACGCCCTGCCGGCCGAGCTGCTCGAGAAGATGGCGCCCAAGCCGATCATCTTCGCCATGGCCAACCCCGATCCGGAGATCACCCCGCCCGAGGCCAAGCGCGTGCGGCCGGACGTGATCATCGCCACCGGCCGTTCGGACTATCCGAACCAGGTCAACAACGTGCTCTGCTTCCCGTTCATCTTCCGCGGCGCGCTCGACGTGCGCGCGACCGGCATCAACGATGCGATGAAGGTCGCCGCCGCGCGCGCGCTGGCCGAACTCGCCCGCCAGCAGGTGCCGGAGGAAGTGGCGAGCGCCTATGGCACCTCGCACAGTTTCGGCCCGGATTACATCATCCCGACGCCGTTCGACCCGCGCCTGATCGAGATCATCCCCTCGGCGGTGGCGCAGGCGGCGATGGATTCGGGCGTGGCGACGCGGCCGATCATCGACATGACGGCCTATCGCCAGCAGCTGCGTGCCCGCATGAACCCGACGACCTCGGTGCTCAGCATGGCCTATGAGGGCGCCCGTGCGCAGCCCAAGCGCGTCATCTTCGCCGAGGGCGAGGAAGAGGTGGTCCTGCGCGCCGCGATCGCCTTCCAGGAGGGTGGCTATGGCACGCCGGTGCTGGTCGGCCGCGAATCGGTGCACGACCGGCTGCGCGCGCTCGGCGCCAACCCGGATCACTTCGAGCTGCACAACAGCGTCAACTCGCCGCTGGTCGAGGAGATGGTGGAGACGCTGTACAAGCGCCTCCAGCGCCGCGGCTATCTGCACCGCGATTGCGAGCGGATGGTCAATCGCGACCGCAATATCTTCGGCTCGCTGCTGCTGCGCATGGGCCATGCCGATGCGATGATCACCGGCGTGACGCGGACCTATGCCGAGACGATGCGCCAGGTGCGTCGTGTCATCGATCCGGTCGAGGGGCGCACCCCGTTCGGCATCCACGTGCTGGTCGGCCAGTCGCACACCGTGTTCATCGCCGATACCACGGTGAACGAGCGTCCGAATGCCGAGGAACTGGCGGACATCGCCGAGCGGACCGTGCAGGTTGCCCGCCGCATGGGCCACGAGCCGCGCGTGGCGCTGCTCAGCTACTCCACCTTCGGCAACCCCGAGGGCAAGTGGATCGACAATATCCGCGATGCGGTGAAGGTGCTCGACGCGCGCGGCGTGCAGTTCGAATATGAAGGCGATATGGCGCCGGACGTTGCGCTCAACCCCAAGCTGCTCGCCAACTATCCGTTCGCACGCCTCTCCGGCCCCGCCAACATCCTGATCATGCCCGGCCTGCAGTCGGCCAACATCTCGGCCAAGCTGCTGCGCGAACTGGGCGGCGATTCGATGATCGGTCCGATGCTGATCGGCATGGAGAAGCCGGTCCAGATCGCGCCGATGACCGCAACCGCCAGCGAACTCGTGACGCTGGCGGTGCTGGCCGCGGGCGAAATCGCGCGTTGA
- a CDS encoding glycoside hydrolase family 5 protein codes for MKTRAMAAGAALAILAACGGGGSAGGAVTSPAPAPVPSPTPSPSPSPSPSPTPSPVSYTPAAAFRVTSGATIPIGKCVNMGNHLEAPREGDWGRAIVDADFAIIKAAGFDTIRLPVRWSNHALAAAPYTIDAAFLARVRQVVDTARAAGLNVILDLHHYEEMATAPAAHAERFAGLWKQIAVAFADEPTASVWFELMNEPNGALDDSNLKAILTPALAQVRLSNPTRPVIIGGQKWSGVPSLATLQLPDDPNLVVTIHTYDPFNFTHQGATWISPTPPLGRVFGSAADYRELDANLATVREYMRATGRQVFVGEYGANDDPGVPLAQRILYYGTLSSAYASIGVQSCAWAYTNTFRLRDGNAWLPGMLEAIRTTTTLR; via the coding sequence ATGAAAACGCGCGCGATGGCCGCAGGGGCGGCGCTTGCCATTCTGGCGGCATGCGGGGGCGGCGGATCGGCAGGCGGGGCGGTCACGTCGCCCGCCCCCGCACCGGTGCCGAGTCCGACGCCCAGTCCTTCACCGTCACCGTCACCCTCGCCGACGCCATCCCCCGTCAGCTACACGCCTGCCGCTGCCTTCCGTGTAACCAGCGGCGCGACCATTCCGATCGGCAAGTGCGTCAACATGGGCAACCATCTGGAAGCGCCGAGGGAGGGCGATTGGGGCCGCGCGATCGTCGATGCCGACTTCGCCATCATCAAGGCGGCAGGGTTCGACACGATCCGCCTGCCGGTGCGCTGGTCGAACCACGCGCTCGCCGCTGCGCCCTACACGATCGATGCGGCCTTCCTCGCCCGCGTCCGCCAGGTGGTGGACACTGCCCGCGCAGCCGGGCTCAACGTGATCCTCGACCTCCATCACTATGAGGAAATGGCGACCGCGCCGGCGGCGCATGCCGAACGCTTCGCCGGGCTGTGGAAGCAGATCGCGGTCGCCTTTGCCGACGAACCCACCGCCAGCGTGTGGTTCGAGCTGATGAACGAACCCAATGGCGCGCTGGACGACAGCAACCTGAAGGCCATTCTCACGCCGGCGCTGGCGCAGGTGCGGCTCAGCAATCCCACCCGGCCCGTGATCATCGGGGGGCAGAAATGGAGCGGCGTGCCCAGCCTCGCCACGCTGCAACTGCCGGACGACCCCAATCTCGTGGTCACCATTCACACCTATGATCCCTTCAACTTCACCCATCAGGGCGCGACGTGGATCAGCCCCACGCCACCGCTCGGTCGGGTGTTCGGCAGCGCTGCCGATTATCGGGAGCTCGATGCCAATCTGGCCACGGTGCGCGAGTACATGCGCGCGACCGGACGGCAGGTGTTCGTCGGCGAATATGGTGCCAACGACGATCCCGGCGTGCCGCTTGCCCAGCGGATCCTGTATTACGGCACCCTGTCATCGGCCTACGCCTCGATCGGCGTGCAGAGCTGCGCCTGGGCCTATACCAACACCTTCAGATTGCGTGACGGCAATGCCTGGCTGCCGGGCATGCTGGAGGCGATCCGTACCACGACAACGCTGCGCTAG
- the uvrB gene encoding excinuclease ABC subunit UvrB — MAIQIRTNLAEPETGQAFIPHRPQRPEKAEGGKKFKLVSDYQPSGDQRFAIPELVEQARAGERDQVLLGVTGSGKTYTMAKVIEELQRPALILAPNKILAAQLYGEFKNFFPENAVEYFVSYYDYYQPEAYVPRSDTYIEKESSINEAIDRMRHAATRSLLERDDVIIVASVSCLYGIGSVETYSAMIFDLKKGQVVDQREIIRKLVALQYKRNDAAFGRGAFRVRGDNLELFPSHYEDTAWRISFFGDEIEEIVEFDPLTGKKVASLDYVRVYANSHYVTPGPTLKQAMEAIRHELTERLKELEIEGKLLELQRLEQRTNFDLEMIAATGSCAGIENYSRFLTGRLPGEPPPTLFEYLPENALLFVDESHQTIGQINGMSRGDHKRKLTLAEYGFRLPSAIDNRPLRFNEWDAMRPQTTYVSATPGDWEMERTGGVFVEQVIRPTGLIDPPVEIKPVEEQVQDLIQECKATAAKGYRTLVTTLTKRMAEDLTEYMHEAGVKVRYMHSDTETLERIELIRDLRMGVYDVLIGINLLREGLDIPECGLVAILDADKEGFLRSETSLIQTIGRAARNVEGRVILYADRMTGSMERALAETGRRREKQMAYNLEHGITPATVKKNIGDIIAHVASKDGVTVEIDADRPHMVGHNLRGYIEELEKKMRDAAANLEFEEAGRLRDEIRALEAEELGLPESERKAPVMGRSNEGKPGTRKTRYGKQTKTKFGGPRRG; from the coding sequence ATGGCGATCCAGATCCGGACCAACCTTGCCGAGCCCGAGACGGGCCAGGCGTTCATCCCCCACCGTCCCCAGCGCCCGGAAAAGGCGGAGGGCGGCAAGAAGTTCAAGCTCGTCTCCGACTATCAGCCCTCGGGCGACCAGCGTTTCGCGATTCCGGAGCTGGTCGAGCAGGCGCGGGCCGGCGAGCGCGACCAGGTGCTGCTCGGCGTCACCGGATCGGGCAAGACCTATACGATGGCCAAGGTGATCGAGGAACTGCAGCGCCCCGCGCTGATCCTCGCGCCGAACAAGATCCTCGCCGCGCAGCTCTACGGCGAGTTCAAGAACTTCTTCCCCGAGAACGCGGTCGAATATTTCGTCAGCTATTACGATTACTATCAGCCCGAGGCCTATGTGCCGCGGTCGGACACGTACATCGAGAAGGAAAGCTCGATCAACGAGGCAATCGACCGGATGCGTCACGCCGCGACCCGCTCGCTGCTCGAACGCGACGACGTGATCATCGTCGCCTCGGTCTCGTGCCTCTACGGTATCGGCTCGGTCGAGACCTATTCGGCGATGATCTTCGACCTCAAGAAGGGGCAGGTGGTCGACCAGCGCGAGATCATCCGCAAGCTGGTGGCACTCCAGTACAAGCGCAACGACGCCGCCTTCGGGCGCGGCGCCTTCCGCGTGCGCGGCGACAATCTCGAGCTGTTCCCCTCGCACTATGAGGATACCGCCTGGCGGATCAGCTTCTTCGGCGACGAGATCGAGGAGATCGTCGAGTTCGATCCGCTCACCGGCAAGAAGGTGGCGAGCCTCGACTATGTCCGCGTCTATGCCAACAGCCACTATGTCACGCCGGGGCCGACGCTCAAGCAGGCGATGGAGGCGATCCGCCACGAACTGACCGAGCGGCTCAAGGAACTGGAGATCGAGGGCAAGCTGCTCGAACTCCAGCGGCTGGAGCAGCGGACGAACTTCGATCTGGAGATGATCGCGGCGACGGGCTCCTGCGCGGGCATCGAGAATTACAGCCGCTTCCTTACCGGCCGCCTGCCCGGCGAGCCGCCGCCCACGCTGTTCGAATATCTGCCCGAGAACGCGCTGCTCTTCGTCGACGAGAGCCACCAGACGATCGGCCAGATCAACGGTATGTCGCGGGGCGACCACAAGCGCAAATTGACCCTCGCCGAGTACGGCTTCCGCCTGCCCAGCGCGATCGACAACCGGCCGCTGCGCTTCAACGAATGGGACGCGATGCGGCCGCAGACCACCTATGTCTCGGCCACCCCCGGCGACTGGGAGATGGAGCGCACCGGCGGCGTGTTCGTCGAGCAGGTGATCCGCCCCACCGGGCTGATCGACCCGCCGGTGGAGATCAAACCCGTCGAGGAGCAGGTGCAGGACCTGATCCAGGAGTGCAAGGCGACCGCGGCCAAGGGCTATCGCACGCTCGTCACCACGCTCACCAAGCGCATGGCCGAGGACCTGACCGAATATATGCACGAGGCGGGCGTGAAGGTCCGCTACATGCACTCGGACACCGAAACGCTGGAGCGCATCGAGCTGATCCGCGACCTGCGGATGGGCGTGTACGACGTGCTGATCGGCATCAACCTGCTGCGCGAGGGGCTCGACATCCCCGAATGCGGGCTGGTCGCGATCCTCGACGCCGACAAGGAAGGATTCCTGCGCTCCGAGACCTCGCTGATCCAGACGATCGGCCGCGCCGCGCGCAACGTCGAGGGGCGGGTGATCCTCTATGCCGATCGCATGACCGGCAGCATGGAGCGCGCGCTCGCCGAGACCGGGCGCCGCCGCGAGAAGCAGATGGCGTATAATCTCGAACACGGCATCACCCCGGCGACGGTGAAGAAGAATATCGGCGACATCATCGCCCATGTCGCCTCGAAGGACGGCGTGACGGTGGAGATCGACGCCGATCGCCCGCACATGGTCGGCCACAATCTGCGCGGCTATATCGAGGAGCTCGAGAAGAAGATGCGCGACGCCGCCGCGAACCTCGAGTTCGAGGAGGCAGGCCGCCTGCGCGACGAGATCCGCGCGCTGGAGGCGGAGGAACTCGGCCTGCCCGAGAGCGAACGCAAGGCGCCGGTGATGGGGCGGTCCAACGAGGGCAAGCCGGGTACGCGCAAGACGCGCTATGGGAAACAGACCAAGACGAAGTTCGGCGGGCCGCGACGGGGATAG
- a CDS encoding putative bifunctional diguanylate cyclase/phosphodiesterase: MAQTEQGKGIALGSASLRAMLEALPSPVMLIDGKDRIIAANAAFCALVGHDRDYWLATPMEACLPPDRVRRYRAAHAQVLSTGEDLESEDTIDGHDGLPRHVVTRRRRVELDGEALVLTILTDVTALRNAEARARHLAFHDALTGLPNRAALNEQLAAALSACPPEQPALLLIDLYQFKDINDAFGECTGDALLRAFADRLAGTARGSDQVARTGGDTFALLIADCPDVAAAEAECRRALAMAALPIASPAGAVALGVSIGCAGAEPGMTPEDLHRRAEFALYEAKQLPANEFRLFDAALAADVQARRALETDLRAALAAGDQLDVHYQPVIDASGHRVVGVEALVRWHHPTQGMIPPVRFIPIAEASGLIVPLGEWVLDRAAAMMARFPEISLAVNLSPIQLRSPQIASRILAILARHDMNPRQLQLEVTESAMLAMDVGVEQGMLRLREAGVQLVLDDFGTGYSSLSHLHKLAIDRVKIDQSFVRDLGSSHDARAIIQAVLGIGQSLGIGVTAEGVEDETQQLFLRAFGCHEFQGYLFSRPLPAGEAAAFLESHAARQAA, translated from the coding sequence ATGGCGCAGACGGAACAGGGCAAAGGCATAGCGCTGGGCAGCGCTTCGCTCCGCGCCATGCTGGAAGCCCTGCCGTCCCCGGTGATGCTGATTGACGGCAAGGATCGCATAATCGCCGCCAACGCTGCCTTCTGCGCCCTTGTCGGGCACGATCGCGACTATTGGCTGGCCACGCCGATGGAAGCGTGCCTTCCCCCGGATCGCGTCCGACGATACCGCGCGGCGCATGCGCAGGTGCTGTCCACCGGCGAGGACCTCGAAAGCGAAGACACGATCGACGGGCATGACGGACTGCCCCGCCACGTCGTCACCAGGCGTCGGCGCGTCGAGTTGGACGGCGAGGCGCTGGTCCTGACGATCCTCACCGATGTCACCGCCCTTCGGAATGCCGAGGCGCGGGCGCGCCACTTGGCCTTCCACGATGCGTTGACCGGGCTGCCCAATCGCGCGGCGCTCAACGAGCAGCTTGCCGCGGCACTGTCGGCGTGTCCGCCCGAGCAGCCGGCGTTGCTGCTGATCGATCTGTACCAGTTCAAGGACATCAACGATGCATTCGGTGAATGCACCGGCGATGCCTTGCTGCGGGCTTTTGCCGACCGGCTCGCGGGCACCGCCCGCGGGTCGGACCAGGTGGCACGAACCGGCGGCGATACGTTCGCGCTGTTGATCGCCGATTGCCCGGATGTCGCCGCCGCCGAGGCAGAATGCCGGCGGGCGCTGGCCATGGCGGCGTTGCCGATCGCGAGCCCGGCCGGCGCGGTCGCGCTCGGTGTTTCGATCGGCTGTGCCGGGGCGGAGCCCGGCATGACGCCGGAGGACCTGCACCGGCGCGCCGAATTTGCCCTGTACGAAGCCAAGCAGCTTCCCGCCAACGAGTTTCGGCTGTTCGATGCCGCTTTGGCCGCGGACGTGCAGGCCCGCCGCGCGCTGGAGACGGACCTGCGCGCCGCACTGGCGGCCGGCGACCAGCTCGACGTGCATTATCAGCCGGTGATCGACGCCAGCGGCCACCGCGTCGTCGGCGTCGAGGCGCTGGTGCGCTGGCATCATCCGACGCAGGGAATGATCCCGCCGGTCCGCTTCATCCCCATCGCCGAAGCCAGCGGGTTGATCGTGCCGCTGGGCGAGTGGGTGCTGGATCGCGCCGCGGCGATGATGGCGCGCTTTCCGGAGATCTCGCTGGCGGTAAATCTCTCGCCGATTCAGCTGCGCAGCCCGCAGATCGCCAGCCGCATCCTCGCGATTCTCGCACGCCACGACATGAACCCCCGGCAGTTGCAGCTGGAGGTGACCGAAAGCGCCATGCTGGCGATGGATGTCGGGGTAGAGCAGGGGATGCTGCGGCTTCGCGAGGCCGGGGTGCAGCTCGTCCTCGACGATTTCGGCACGGGCTATTCCAGCCTGTCGCACCTCCACAAGCTGGCGATCGACCGGGTGAAGATCGACCAGAGCTTCGTGCGTGACCTGGGCAGCTCGCATGATGCACGGGCGATCATTCAGGCGGTGCTCGGCATCGGCCAGTCGCTCGGGATCGGCGTGACGGCGGAAGGGGTGGAGGACGAGACGCAGCAGCTGTTCCTGCGGGCGTTCGGCTGCCACGAGTTCCAGGGCTATCTGTTCTCTCGGCCGCTGCCGGCCGGCGAGGCTGCGGCGTTCCTCGAGTCGCATGCCGCGCGCCAGGCGGCCTGA
- the mutS gene encoding DNA mismatch repair protein MutS, which produces MMAQYLALKEEAGDCLLFYRMGDFFELFFEDAKIASGVLDIALTSRGEHDGDKIPMCGVPVHAMEAYLARLIKAGQRVAIANQTETPEEAKKRAGSKALVSRAIVRVVTAGTLTEEALLDSRTANWCVAVGEAGGGVAIACADISTGRFELIETDSARLGAELARLNPAETIACDATEFAELATALRPKLDFDSAGGEARLKRLFGVATLDGFGQFSRAGLAAAGGLVAYLEHTAKGSLPFLRPPRVSRAEAAMAIDAATRESLELTVSAAGARKGSLLDAVDRTVTGAGARLLGADIAAPLMDRAAIDARLDLVTLFHDDAGLRDNIRATLRALPDIGRALGRLAAGRGSPRDLGQLRDGLDGAWRLGEKLDRIAEAPQLLRDLAPQLRGHGTLIDLLTRALVPEPPVDAAHGGYIAEGYDAALDDLRDAGAGGRRAIAALEGEYRARTGITALKIRHNGVLGYHIEVPARSADALMKPDSGFTHRQTLAGVVRFNAPELHDVAVKVTQAGAHALSAEAAHLEELTGEALARREPIAATADALARIDVAAGLAERAAEGGWARPELVEHSCFDIEGGRHPVVEAAVARAGGRFVANDCKLSEDSRLWLVTGPNMGGKSTFLRQNALIAVLAQAGSYVPATRATLGLVDRLFSRVGASDNLARGRSTFMVEMVETAAILAQATPRSFVILDEVGRGTSTYDGLAIAWAVVEAIHEDNRCRCLFATHYHELTRLAERCDALTLHHVRAREWKGELVLLHELAEGPADRSYGIAVARLAGMSPATVKRAKAVLDKLEAGRAKTGGLAAGLDDLPLFAAAAQAEEEKVDALRHELDGIDVDALSPREALDVLYRLKGLAKES; this is translated from the coding sequence ATGATGGCCCAGTATCTCGCGCTCAAGGAAGAGGCGGGGGATTGCCTGCTGTTCTACCGCATGGGCGACTTTTTCGAGCTGTTCTTCGAGGACGCGAAGATCGCGAGCGGCGTGCTCGACATCGCGCTTACCTCACGCGGCGAGCATGACGGCGACAAGATCCCGATGTGCGGCGTGCCGGTGCATGCGATGGAGGCCTATCTCGCCCGGCTGATCAAGGCCGGCCAGCGCGTCGCCATCGCCAACCAGACCGAGACGCCCGAGGAAGCGAAGAAGCGCGCCGGCTCCAAGGCGCTGGTATCCCGCGCAATCGTCCGTGTGGTGACCGCGGGCACGCTGACCGAGGAGGCGCTGCTCGACAGCCGCACCGCCAACTGGTGCGTGGCGGTAGGTGAAGCCGGCGGCGGCGTGGCGATCGCCTGCGCGGACATCTCCACCGGGCGGTTCGAACTGATCGAGACGGACTCCGCGCGGCTGGGTGCCGAGCTCGCCCGGCTGAACCCCGCCGAGACGATCGCCTGCGACGCGACCGAGTTCGCCGAGCTCGCAACCGCGCTCCGCCCCAAGCTCGATTTCGACAGCGCCGGCGGGGAGGCGAGGCTCAAGCGGCTGTTCGGGGTGGCGACGCTTGACGGCTTCGGCCAGTTCTCGCGCGCGGGCCTTGCCGCAGCCGGCGGGCTAGTCGCCTATCTGGAGCATACCGCCAAGGGCTCCCTCCCCTTTCTCCGCCCGCCCCGCGTCAGCCGCGCCGAGGCCGCGATGGCGATCGACGCAGCGACGCGCGAAAGCCTGGAACTCACCGTCAGCGCCGCCGGCGCCCGCAAGGGCAGCCTGCTCGACGCGGTCGACCGCACCGTCACCGGCGCCGGCGCCCGCCTGCTCGGTGCCGACATCGCCGCGCCGCTGATGGATCGGGCCGCGATCGACGCGCGGCTCGATCTCGTTACGCTGTTCCACGACGATGCGGGGCTGCGCGACAATATCCGTGCGACGCTGCGTGCGCTGCCCGACATCGGCCGCGCGCTCGGCCGCCTTGCTGCCGGCCGCGGCTCCCCACGCGATCTCGGCCAGCTGCGCGACGGTCTCGACGGCGCCTGGCGGCTCGGCGAGAAGCTCGACCGGATCGCCGAGGCGCCGCAGCTGCTCCGCGACCTCGCGCCGCAGCTGCGCGGGCACGGCACGCTGATCGACCTGCTCACCCGCGCGCTGGTGCCCGAACCGCCGGTGGATGCCGCGCATGGCGGCTATATCGCCGAGGGCTATGACGCGGCGCTCGACGATCTGCGCGACGCCGGCGCCGGCGGCCGCCGCGCCATCGCGGCGCTGGAGGGCGAGTACCGCGCCCGCACCGGAATCACTGCGCTCAAGATCCGCCACAACGGCGTGCTCGGCTATCATATCGAAGTGCCTGCCCGTTCGGCCGACGCGCTGATGAAGCCCGACAGCGGCTTCACCCATCGCCAGACGCTGGCCGGCGTCGTCCGCTTCAATGCGCCCGAACTGCACGACGTGGCGGTGAAGGTGACCCAGGCGGGCGCCCATGCGCTTTCCGCCGAAGCCGCGCATCTGGAGGAACTGACCGGCGAAGCGCTGGCCCGCCGCGAGCCGATCGCCGCCACCGCCGATGCGCTCGCCCGGATCGATGTCGCCGCCGGGCTTGCCGAACGCGCGGCCGAAGGCGGCTGGGCGCGGCCGGAGCTCGTCGAGCATAGCTGCTTCGACATCGAGGGCGGGCGGCATCCGGTGGTGGAAGCTGCCGTTGCGCGCGCCGGCGGCCGCTTCGTCGCCAACGACTGCAAGCTCTCCGAAGACTCGCGGCTGTGGCTGGTGACCGGCCCCAACATGGGCGGCAAGTCGACCTTCCTGCGCCAGAACGCGCTGATCGCGGTGCTGGCGCAAGCCGGCAGCTACGTCCCCGCCACCCGCGCGACACTGGGGCTGGTCGACCGGCTGTTCAGCCGGGTCGGCGCCTCGGACAATCTCGCGCGCGGCCGTTCGACCTTCATGGTCGAGATGGTCGAAACCGCCGCGATCCTGGCGCAGGCCACCCCGCGCAGCTTCGTGATCCTCGACGAAGTGGGGCGCGGTACCTCCACCTATGACGGGCTGGCCATCGCCTGGGCGGTGGTGGAGGCGATCCACGAGGATAATCGCTGCCGCTGCCTGTTTGCGACGCATTATCACGAGCTCACCCGGCTGGCCGAACGCTGTGACGCCCTGACCCTCCACCATGTCCGGGCGCGCGAATGGAAGGGCGAGCTGGTGCTGCTCCACGAGCTGGCGGAAGGCCCGGCCGACCGCAGCTACGGCATCGCCGTCGCGCGGCTCGCGGGCATGTCGCCCGCCACGGTCAAGCGCGCCAAGGCGGTGCTCGACAAGCTGGAAGCAGGCCGGGCGAAAACCGGTGGCCTCGCCGCCGGCCTCGACGACCTCCCCCTGTTCGCCGCCGCCGCCCAGGCCGAGGAGGAGAAGGTCGACGCGCTGCGCCACGAACTGGACGGCATCGACGTCGACGCGCTCAGCCCGCGCGAGGCGCTCGACGTGCTGTACCGGCTGAAGGGGCTCGCCAAGGAGTCGTAG